The DNA segment GTGTTATTTGAGAatcgttttatgtttgttACATGATTTACAACACGAATGTCTTTTGCTACAAATATAGAACTCGGAGATGTTGTGGTCCCTCCTCCCTACGGAGCGCGTTTGTGTAACTTCCTTTCGCTACAAACCGATGGCGCAATTCAAATGCAATTCCAGTGCGCAATAGTCGGCGTTGTTGGTCGTGCGCGCTTTAAGATGCACACCACGTCCCCACACGGTCGAACATTCCAGGTCCTCCCTCCTCCTCGGTAGAGGGTATAAAACTGGAACCCCGCGCAACGATTGCGCATCGAATCCGATCCGAATCGGATATAATACCGGGTGTGTAAACCCGCATCAACGTCGTCGCCTGCTGAATTTTGCAATTTCGTACCCGGGCTGACCGGCTTGGTTGGTGATAAATTTAGCAACTTACGGCCACCCCCCAGCTGCAGATGACGATTTGGTCCGAAGCCACTCCAACCTCTGGGGCACCGATCTGGTACAACCGGTTCGTTCCCTTTCCTAATAAGCGCTGCTGTTTCATGCTTAAGCGTTTTAATGcgttgtgtgcaaaaaaaagagcacgCCGTTAGGAGATTGCGCTAAGCAAGAAGGCGAACATCTCGATCCTCCGTGCCGAGTTGCGTGAGTCAGTTAGAAATAATCGATTGCCTCGTTTCTGAATTATTCTAGTCTAGctgacagacagagagagaaaaaaaatgtcagTCGCCCGGGTGACACAAATGTATGTGACTTCAGCTCTGAGGGAAGTCGGAAAGACTGATTACTTATCACTCGGACCAGGGTTTAGGGTTGGGGAGCATTCGTTCCAATCCCGGAAAGTAACTGCACCGACTATCACGCAAGCCACGACGGCACTTTATGTGTTGAATGGCATCAAAACACAAAGCAGCAATGTGTTCGtggagtgtgtatgtgtgtttgtttaattaCCATCGGAATCCAAAACCGGCGCTCCATTTCCTGATTTAGCGCCCGGTTAGAACGGTGCATTAATAATcataattgatttttcttcTAGATCATCGCCACCATCAATCACTATCTTATCGGGAATGTTTTCTAGACATActtcacaccacaccacacaaccGTGTGTTGCACTCTGTTCTTGTTGCACTTCGTCAGGCTACTTTGATAAGGGGTACACACTCTCCTCTCTGCTAGGCGACGCACGCATAAGCGAGCTGCCCGGGTTTTGTTCCGCGTCTAAATAGTCGGTCAAAGCGACCCAACGATGAGGAGCAGAGTAGGCGCGTGCTCCGATGACTTCCGTGAGTGACCTCCCATCCGAGCGGCGGGTTCTTATCGCGCGCAGGGCGTCCTCCGTTTTTAGGACCCACCATCTCTCTCTTCACGACTTAATTCTGAACGCTATCGAGGGCAAAAATCACGTGCTCCTGGGTGATTTGGTTTACTTTTAGATCGTCCGATTACGTTCAACCCATTATGTGAGCGCTTTGAACTAGTTTGAAGTTCACTGCGGCTCAACTTTATGGATAGGTTCTTTTGAAAGAGATCCCTACGAAACTCTGAAGCTGCTGATTGGACAAGGATAGTGCTCCGAGAATATTACCTCCATGAAAGTAGATTAACTGCTAATAATAGGCCTCTGGATCTCATGTGTGTCCTACAGCCCGAATCCCGTACCGTCATCTGACAGCTCCCGGTTCCTAATTTCCAAAACTCATCCCGGACGTTCTAGTGGCGCTATAAAATTCTAAACCTTTCCGGGATTACGTACCGAGGAAAGTAACAACAGGAAATAGAACACTGTGATCCGATTTTGCAGTGGCCGGTAGCGCCAGGTTGTGAGGGTACTTTATCTACTTGCCTAGCTTTTTATTGCGACGGGCCCTGGGAAATAGGTCATCTCATCCTCACTACACACACAGTCATCCcagtacaacaaaacaaaaactgctccTGCgcttgttggtgtgtgtgggtaggaTGGATAATTAAATGGGATAACCACAAGGATAGAGGAGAACACCACAACCATGTCTATCTGTATGTGAGTGTTGGTTGGTGCTCCAATGATACCAAGACCTCAATCTACATGGAAGCGGGAGTTGTGTTTTTCCCCCAACCTCAAAAGCGTTGATGATTTATCATCCCTCTGCCGTGTTTCTGGAAGCTCCCCCCCATGCATATAGAGTGGACCCACTTTACTGTATGTGTGGATCTCTGGGAACGATGGCATCCTTGACACACTTTAACCCCACAGTTCCACAGACACTTTGGttctatctctccctctcaaAGCTCCCGTGTTAGTAGTTGGATGAGGAATGATAATCCTCACTGGCGGGAGGCGGAAGTTTTCATTGCCAAAGCCCCGATTACCGATTTCTATCGCATCCTCGCCAACGGTGTGTGGAGgggtgcttttttttcattttagaaTTCAGTCAGAGACACGCTTGCCGCAGCAAACACGCAACGTTATTATGCTCTGCGCGTGCTTTCCCTCCATTTCGGACACATGTGTGTGTCCATGCCAGTGCCAGTGGTAATGATGGTTTTATGGATATTTGTTCACGTGAGGCCACACACGCCACAATAGAGAAGAAGGACATATGGAGGAGGGAAATTAATTCGAATGCTTGATTCGGCTGATAAGTTAACCAGTGGGAACCAGCTTGAAAGAGGGGGCTCAACTGTGTACCTCAAATGTCCCTCCTATTTACACACACGGAACTAATCGAAAtttctccttccctctttgTAGGTACGGTTCCACCAGCAGTCAGGTGTCGCAAAGCAGCGGCGACATTTGCCGCATCTGTCACTGCGAGTCCGACACACACAACCCACTGCTGACGCCCTGCTACTGCTCCGGAAGTCTAAAGTTCGTGCACCAGACCTGTCTGCAGCAGTGGCTGACGGCGTCGGAAACGAATTCCTGCGAGCTGTGCAAGTTCCCGTTCATCATGCACACGAAAATCAAACCATTCAACGAGGTAAggggagaggaggaggaggaggaggaagtggATGTTGATGGGCGTCAGCGGACTTTGTCATGTCAGCGGAAAAACAGCGACGATGACACGGCAACACAGCACTTCGAAGGGCTTCGACGGTTCGATGGCTTTAATTTTCGGTTCACAACGCGGGGATCGAACTTTAATCGATTTTGCGaatgatttttgtgttttagtaGCTTGAAGGTTCTTTAAAAGATGATTtgcacgtgtgcgtgtgtgcgcagCAGACCTTCCAGCCAGCCTCCGTCAGGGCCAACGGCCCATCAACATGGGGCGAGTGTGTGGTGCTAACAGACAGATCAAACACGCTTGCTGTACGCATTTGCCAAGTCAATTTGCACCCGGTCACTAATACCGGCCCGCCTGTCGCTCGGACAAACACAGCAAGGGTCACAGAAACGCCGCACTTGTTTGTCGATGGCGGCCACCACTGCATCTctgcagtgtgtttgtgcagccTTGCTCGGGGGAAGCGCATGAACCTTGAGGTTTGGCCAGAACAGCCGCGAGACACAAGAACTGGCGTCGGCCACGCGCTGAGCACAGTGAAGATGAGCACGCggatgtgtgtgagtgtgtgtgtgcgtttgcatTACATTGACCTATATTTTCCCCGTCCAGTTGTACCGTTTCTTCCCCATTTGCCCGCTTCAAGGACCATCGGGGTTCTTTTTTGTGCGCAAATCAGCCCACGTGTGGTTGGGAAAACCGAGCAGCTGAGATATCCCGCCTGGTGCGATGTTGCTGCGGCTCTTTCTTCCCCATTTCACTCACTATGTAGCATTTTCTTTTGTATccctgtacgtgtgtgtgggttggcTCTTATGGCAATAAATAACTCCCCGTTCCGGATCATTACAGTGTGTTGCTGGGAgatggtttttgttgtgttttcttctttgcatAGTAGTAGGCTCTGGGGCTAGCAGGGAAAAGTTGCGCAAGCATTTTCTCCTTCCCCACGTCGCCCACGTTTTGACAAGACACACCGAGCCAAGCAAGTGCTGTGTGTCACACATTGCTGAGTGATTTTTTGAAGCGGTTGCCAaccatgctgctgcttccagcTGTTTTCTTTGAGCAGCAAACCCATTCAAGAAGCAATCGGCTGGCCCTGCCGCCCACAGAGCAGCAAGCCCGGCGAACGTGATAAACAGTTGGTGCATTTTTAATGCCTTTCACTTACCATTTTCACTTGCGCGTTCTAGCGCGGTCCGCTGAAAAGGGTAGCCAAGCATCCAAGGTAGAACTCGttaagtgtgtctgtgtgtggctgCTGTGCATCGAGAGAAATCATTGGATTTATCATCGTGTGTGTACCGTGCATTGGGTAGAAGAGACGCATCAGAAAACTCAGAAAGGTGGTTCCTTCGCTATTTTCGAACCGGAGCTCTAACGACTTGTACAGGCAGTGTGTAGCTTTATTATTTCATGTTGGTTTAGCTAGGGTCATATATGGCGCTACAACACACTCCACCGTGTGTGTACGCATCAAGGATGATGGATGAAGGGGAGAAGCAGCAGGCTGTTAGACAAACAACATCAAGATTGGAGCACGGCAAAGCGCACCATTAAATCGTGTCCCAAAAGAGCTGCTGCTAGTGTGATTGTTTTACAAGCacacaggaaaaaaacgaatggTTTATTGACACAGAGAGAGACGTACACACACAGGAGCACATGAGCTGGCAAAACGACAATTTTAACGGGTTTTGGCTGCAGGGTCGCTTTCGCGCCGGACCATGCGGGAGATTGTGGTGAAGTTCAAGTTCAAAGATCGATCCCAGTCCGGTCTCACGTGTCGTGACGAAGAATAATTATTGGGCAGTGGCGAGAAGGAGGAAGGAGGTTAAATTATACCTTCCTGGGTGGTTGGGTGTGATGAAGCGGTTTTATGCACCGAAAGAGGGGCTCGCTAATAAACGCGAGCGCCTTGCGTGTTGACATTTTATTCGAATTTCTCTGCTCGAAAACGCAGCGACGGGCGATGGAAAGGGAAATTAGATCAATCGGTCAACTTGAAACCAGTGTGTATCCTCTTGAAGCGGGAGCGTTGttataaatgatttaaaattcatttcaaatgTAAATCATGCAGTCGTCGTCATTTGGAGCAAACGGAACGAGCAAAAAAGCGACAAAGACGAGCAATGCTAATGCCTCAACGACATTTTCGTAACGGCGCTGAAAAATGATTCGTTATAATTCTTTTCTCCCCGTGTGTTAATGTGTCTTTTTTCgccttcctctctctctctccctacaGTGGCGCAGCCTGGATATGTCCGGCGTGGAACGGCGCCGGCTGTGCTGCgccgtgctgttccactgtgcCGCCGGCCTGTGCGTCATCTGGTCGCTCTGCGTGCTGATCGAGCGGGCGGCGGAAGAGGTACGGCGCGGACAGATCGGGTGGCCGTTCTGGACGAAGCTGATCGTGGTGACGGTGGGACTAACCGGTGGCGTCGTCTTCATGTACATCCAGTGCAAGCAGTACTTGAATCTGTGCAACCGTTGGCGTGCAAGAAATCGGTAAAATCTCCACCACATTCAATAGGACAAAGAGGACTgacatatgtttttttctcttcatttgCAGCATTTTGCTCATACAGAATGTGCCGGAAAAGGTCCACCCGCCCCAGTCGCCCCAGATGCCCCAGTTTCGGCGCGTCCAGACGGCAGCAACCTCGGGCCAACCgctcggcggcggcggcggtacgATGGGCATCAATGCGGTGAACAATGCGGTGACGGCGTCggtggcagcggcagcagcggccgcGGCCGCCGCCCGCCAATCGTCGTACGATCATCCGCTCGGTGCGGCCACGGTCAACGTCAGCCTGGGGGGCGGTGGACCGTCAACCGTCGGCGGCGGCAATCACTGCGAGCTGCAGCTGAACCAGCAGGGCCAGATCATTGCGGCCAACATCGAGAGCAACTCGATCGGGGGGTACGATCGCGACTGGACGCTGGACGACATCAGCCAGGTGTCGTTCAAGCCGTGCCTGCAGGGCAGCGGCAGCCTGACGCCGATGCCATTCCACGACTCGGTGCACAACATCTGCGAAACGACGACGGGCAGCGGAAGTGGCATCATGGTGATGAGTGCTACCTCGACGAcggctggcggtggtggtggtggtggcactgCCACATCCtcctccaccatcaccacgaACGGTAACGGCAGCACGCATCGGTATTCCACCGTGTCGAGCTCGTCGAATCCGGGTGGGGCGGAACAGAACACGAACAGCGTCGGTAAATCGAtcgctggcggtggtggtggtcccgAGCTATCCCTGCTGACAAAGCTCAACAATGGAGCGACCGAGCGGAGTAGAAGCAACTCCCCGAACGTAGTGCCCCGTCCCGAGGCCGGCCCGACGCCCGGTGCGATGGGCCGGTACGTGAATTCGGCCATATTCCTCGAAAACCGTGATATTTTAAACGATCCCGCGCTGGGACCGACGGGCCATGACGAGCCGCCGGCGAGCAAGCTGTACCACCGACACTCGACCGTACTGAGTGGAGgtggggcagcagcagcagcagcactaccaGTCGGCATGGCTGCTGGGTTTAGCCGGGAGGAGGCGCTAGCCACCCAATCGGTAGCTACCGAACCGAGCAAATCGTACCGCCGCTACTCGGACACAAAGTTGCTGCAGAAGCAATCGCTCAGCTTCCCGCAGGAACCGCTCGCGCTGTGCGAGATCGGCACGCACACCAAAGACCAGCTGCTGCTCAATCCCAAAAGCATCATCTACGACATGACGAGCCTGCTCGGTCCGGCCGTCGACCTCAAGGACCCGCACCCGATCAATGCAGGCGGTTCGTCGTCCGATCGGACGCTACTGACCGGCGATGGGGCGgcaggcagcagcaacggtCGCCATCACCAcaatcaccatcaccacagccaccatcaccatcatccgcatcatcaccatcggcACCATCACGGGgcgtaccatcatcatccgctTGCGGGGCAGGTCGATGGCGGCCGGCCGGCGGGCGCCGACGATTCCATCCAGCAGAATGCGCTCCAGACGACCGACATCCAGTTCGAAAGCGGCGCCCCGCTGGACGACGATGCGCTCGAGATGAACATACAGGAAATACTCGAGTACGatcagctccagcagcagcagcagcaacattatTACGCACCGGACAAACACTCTCCTCGTGCGCTGGTGGAGCAGCGACTATCGCTCGAGAACATCCTGCAGTCGTCGTACCACGACGATCCGGGCGCGGTACCGGTCCGCCCGTACTACGACCACCACGTCCATTCGATGCTGTCGCTTAGTCTCGCCAGCAAAACGCCACCTCCTCATCCTCCTTCCACGCTCCTCAGCGGTGCGGCGGGCGTCGGTGGTAGCCACGTGGTGGCGCCGCCGCAGATCGTACCGGCGACACTGTCCACCGACTATCCGTACCCGCGCTCGACGATGGCCGGTACCGTCGTCGTGGCGGAAAGTCcctatcagcagcagcagcaacagatgcatccgcagctgcagcagcaacgctCACACTGCTGTGGTGAAACGGTGGACGCGTCACGTTTCGCCAGTGACAGCAACAAGCTGAAGCTGTTCAAATCCCTGCCCAATTTGAGCGCGAGCAGTGAAAATCTGCTCCCGTAGGGGCAAAACCGTTGCGCGGGGAGCAAATCAATTACTTCAAGCATGAGGCTGACCA comes from the Anopheles coluzzii chromosome 2, AcolN3, whole genome shotgun sequence genome and includes:
- the LOC120948737 gene encoding lateral signaling target protein 2 homolog, giving the protein MSISNGKTSSDIENVDWNSSGMLTHTRYGSTSSQVSQSSGDICRICHCESDTHNPLLTPCYCSGSLKFVHQTCLQQWLTASETNSCELCKFPFIMHTKIKPFNEWRSLDMSGVERRRLCCAVLFHCAAGLCVIWSLCVLIERAAEEVRRGQIGWPFWTKLIVVTVGLTGGVVFMYIQCKQYLNLCNRWRARNRILLIQNVPEKVHPPQSPQMPQFRRVQTAATSGQPLGGGGGTMGINAVNNAVTASVAAAAAAAAAARQSSYDHPLGAATVNVSLGGGGPSTVGGGNHCELQLNQQGQIIAANIESNSIGGYDRDWTLDDISQVSFKPCLQGSGSLTPMPFHDSVHNICETTTGSGSGIMVMSATSTTAGGGGGGGTATSSSTITTNGNGSTHRYSTVSSSSNPGGAEQNTNSVGKSIAGGGGGPELSLLTKLNNGATERSRSNSPNVVPRPEAGPTPGAMGRYVNSAIFLENRDILNDPALGPTGHDEPPASKLYHRHSTVLSGGGAAAAAALPVGMAAGFSREEALATQSVATEPSKSYRRYSDTKLLQKQSLSFPQEPLALCEIGTHTKDQLLLNPKSIIYDMTSLLGPAVDLKDPHPINAGGSSSDRTLLTGDGAAGSSNGRHHHNHHHHSHHHHHPHHHHRHHHGAYHHHPLAGQVDGGRPAGADDSIQQNALQTTDIQFESGAPLDDDALEMNIQEILEYDQLQQQQQQHYYAPDKHSPRALVEQRLSLENILQSSYHDDPGAVPVRPYYDHHVHSMLSLSLASKTPPPHPPSTLLSGAAGVGGSHVVAPPQIVPATLSTDYPYPRSTMAGTVVVAESPYQQQQQQMHPQLQQQRSHCCGETVDASRFASDSNKLKLFKSLPNLSASSENLLP